A section of the Lutra lutra chromosome 3, mLutLut1.2, whole genome shotgun sequence genome encodes:
- the CHRNG gene encoding acetylcholine receptor subunit gamma isoform X4: MLRGPGLLFFLLLLAVCLGAEGRNQEERLLGDLMHSYNPHLRPAERDSDVVNVSLKLTLTNLISLNEREEALTTNVWIEMWCDYRLRWDPQDYEGLWVLRVPSTMVWRPDIVLENNVDGVFEVALYCNVLVSPDGCVYWLPPAIFRSSCPVSVTYFPFDWQNCSLVFQSQTYSTNEINLQLSQEDGQTIEWIFIDPEAFTENGEWAIRHRPAKMLLDVEAPEEEAGHQKVVFYLLIQRKPLFYVINIIAPCVLISSVAILIYFLPAKAGGQKCTVAINVLLAQTVFLFLVAKKVPETSQAVPLISKYLTFLLVVTILIVVNAVVVLNVSLRSPHTHSMARGVRKVFLRLLPQLLRMHICPPAPAAVPDPRRQLQNGSSGWSPTAGEEVALCLPRSELLFRQRQHNGLVRAALEKLEKGLEPGHSQEWCSSLKQAAPAIQACVEACNLIALARHQQSHFDSGSEEWFLVGRVLDRVCFLAMLSLFVCGTAGIFLMAHYNQVPTLPFPGDPRSYLPPPD, encoded by the exons ATGCTCAGGGGCCCAGGGCTGCTgttcttcctgctgctgctggctgTCTGCTTGG GAGCTGAGGGCCGGAACCAGGAGGAACGTCTGCTCGGGGACCTGATGCACAGCTACAACCCCCACCTGAGGCCCGCTGAGCGCGATTCGGACGTGGTCAATGTCAGCCTGAAGCTCACACTCACCAACCTCATCTCCCTG AATGAGCGAGAGGAGGCCCTCACCACCAATGTCTGGATAGAGATG TGGTGTGATTATCGCCTGCGCTGGGACCCACAAGACTACGAAGGCCTATGGGTGCTGAGGGTACCGTCCACCATGGTGTGGAGGCCGGATATCGTGCTGGAGAACAA CGTGGACGGCGTGTTCGAGGTGGCCCTCTACTGCAACGTGCTGGTGTCTCCTGACGGATGTGTCTACTGGCTGCCACCGGCCATCTTCCGCTCATCCTGCCCGGTCTCTGTCACCTACTTCCCCTTCGACTGGCAGAACTGCTCCCTCGTCTTCCA gtCCCAGACCTACAGCACCAATGAGATCAATCTGCAGCTCAGCCAGGAAGATGGCCAGACCATCGAGTGGATTTTTATCGACCCTGAGGCCTTCACAG AGAATGGGGAGTGGGCCATCCGGCACCGGCCTGCCAAGATGCTGCTAGACGTGGAGGCaccagaggaggaggcaggccacCAGAAGGTCGTCTTCTACCTGCTGATCCAGCGCAAACCCCTCTTCTATGTCATCAACATCATTGCACcctgtgtcctcatctcttcAGTCGCCATCCTCATCTACTTCCTTCCTGCCAAGG CGGGGGGCCAGAAGTGTACCGTCGCCATCAACGTGCTCCTGGCCCAgactgtcttcctcttcctcgtGGCCAAGAAGGTGCCCGAGACCTCTCAGGCAGTGCCACTAATCAGCAA GTACCTCACCTTCCTCCTGGTGGTGACCATCCTCATTGTCGTGAATGCCGTGGTCGTGCTCAACGTGTCTTTGCGGTCCCCCCACACACATTCCATGGCTCGTGGGGTCCGAAAG GTGTTCCTACGGCTCTTGCCCCAGCTGTTGCGGATGCACATTTGCCCACCTGCCCCAGCAGCTGTGCCTGACCCCCGGCGCCAGCTGCAGAACGGCTCCTCAGGATGGTCGCCCACAGCCGGGGAAGAggtcgctctctgcctgcctcgcagTGAACTTCTCTTCCGGCAGCGGCAGCACAATGGGCTGGTGAGGGCAGCGCTGGAGAAGCTAG AGAAAGGCCTGGAGCCAGGGCACAGCCAGGAGTGGTGCAGCAGCCTGAAGCAGGCCGCCCCCGCCATCCAGGCATGTGTGGAAGCCTGCAACCTGATTGCCCTCGCCCGACACCAGCAGAGTCACTTTGACAGT GGGAGTGAAGAGTGGTTCTTGGTGGGCCGCGTGCTGGACCGTGTCTGCTTCTTGGCCATGCTCTCACTTTTTGTCTGTGGCACTGCTGGCATCTTCCTCATGGCCCACTATAACCAGGTGCCCACTCTGCCATTCCCTGGAGACCCCCGCTCCTACCTGCCCccacctgactga
- the CHRNG gene encoding acetylcholine receptor subunit gamma isoform X3, producing the protein MLRGPGLLFFLLLLAVCLGAEGRNQEERLLGDLMHSYNPHLRPAERDSDVVNVSLKLTLTNLISLNEREEALTTNVWIEMQWCDYRLRWDPQDYEGLWVLRVPSTMVWRPDIVLENNVDGVFEVALYCNVLVSPDGCVYWLPPAIFRSSCPVSVTYFPFDWQNCSLVFQSQTYSTNEINLQLSQEDGQTIEWIFIDPEAFTENGEWAIRHRPAKMLLDVEAPEEEAGHQKVVFYLLIQRKPLFYVINIIAPCVLISSVAILIYFLPAKAGGQKCTVAINVLLAQTVFLFLVAKKVPETSQAVPLISKYLTFLLVVTILIVVNAVVVLNVSLRSPHTHSMARGVRKVFLRLLPQLLRMHICPPAPAAVPDPRRQLQNGSSGWSPTAGEEVALCLPRSELLFRQRQHNGLVRAALEKLEKGLEPGHSQEWCSSLKQAAPAIQACVEACNLIALARHQQSHFDSGSEEWFLVGRVLDRVCFLAMLSLFVCGTAGIFLMAHYNQVPTLPFPGDPRSYLPPPD; encoded by the exons ATGCTCAGGGGCCCAGGGCTGCTgttcttcctgctgctgctggctgTCTGCTTGG GAGCTGAGGGCCGGAACCAGGAGGAACGTCTGCTCGGGGACCTGATGCACAGCTACAACCCCCACCTGAGGCCCGCTGAGCGCGATTCGGACGTGGTCAATGTCAGCCTGAAGCTCACACTCACCAACCTCATCTCCCTG AATGAGCGAGAGGAGGCCCTCACCACCAATGTCTGGATAGAGATG CAGTGGTGTGATTATCGCCTGCGCTGGGACCCACAAGACTACGAAGGCCTATGGGTGCTGAGGGTACCGTCCACCATGGTGTGGAGGCCGGATATCGTGCTGGAGAACAA CGTGGACGGCGTGTTCGAGGTGGCCCTCTACTGCAACGTGCTGGTGTCTCCTGACGGATGTGTCTACTGGCTGCCACCGGCCATCTTCCGCTCATCCTGCCCGGTCTCTGTCACCTACTTCCCCTTCGACTGGCAGAACTGCTCCCTCGTCTTCCA gtCCCAGACCTACAGCACCAATGAGATCAATCTGCAGCTCAGCCAGGAAGATGGCCAGACCATCGAGTGGATTTTTATCGACCCTGAGGCCTTCACAG AGAATGGGGAGTGGGCCATCCGGCACCGGCCTGCCAAGATGCTGCTAGACGTGGAGGCaccagaggaggaggcaggccacCAGAAGGTCGTCTTCTACCTGCTGATCCAGCGCAAACCCCTCTTCTATGTCATCAACATCATTGCACcctgtgtcctcatctcttcAGTCGCCATCCTCATCTACTTCCTTCCTGCCAAGG CGGGGGGCCAGAAGTGTACCGTCGCCATCAACGTGCTCCTGGCCCAgactgtcttcctcttcctcgtGGCCAAGAAGGTGCCCGAGACCTCTCAGGCAGTGCCACTAATCAGCAA GTACCTCACCTTCCTCCTGGTGGTGACCATCCTCATTGTCGTGAATGCCGTGGTCGTGCTCAACGTGTCTTTGCGGTCCCCCCACACACATTCCATGGCTCGTGGGGTCCGAAAG GTGTTCCTACGGCTCTTGCCCCAGCTGTTGCGGATGCACATTTGCCCACCTGCCCCAGCAGCTGTGCCTGACCCCCGGCGCCAGCTGCAGAACGGCTCCTCAGGATGGTCGCCCACAGCCGGGGAAGAggtcgctctctgcctgcctcgcagTGAACTTCTCTTCCGGCAGCGGCAGCACAATGGGCTGGTGAGGGCAGCGCTGGAGAAGCTAG AGAAAGGCCTGGAGCCAGGGCACAGCCAGGAGTGGTGCAGCAGCCTGAAGCAGGCCGCCCCCGCCATCCAGGCATGTGTGGAAGCCTGCAACCTGATTGCCCTCGCCCGACACCAGCAGAGTCACTTTGACAGT GGGAGTGAAGAGTGGTTCTTGGTGGGCCGCGTGCTGGACCGTGTCTGCTTCTTGGCCATGCTCTCACTTTTTGTCTGTGGCACTGCTGGCATCTTCCTCATGGCCCACTATAACCAGGTGCCCACTCTGCCATTCCCTGGAGACCCCCGCTCCTACCTGCCCccacctgactga
- the CHRNG gene encoding acetylcholine receptor subunit gamma isoform X2: MLRGPGLLFFLLLLAVCLGAEGRNQEERLLGDLMHSYNPHLRPAERDSDVVNVSLKLTLTNLISLNEREEALTTNVWIEMWCDYRLRWDPQDYEGLWVLRVPSTMVWRPDIVLENNPAARPVHSVDGVFEVALYCNVLVSPDGCVYWLPPAIFRSSCPVSVTYFPFDWQNCSLVFQSQTYSTNEINLQLSQEDGQTIEWIFIDPEAFTENGEWAIRHRPAKMLLDVEAPEEEAGHQKVVFYLLIQRKPLFYVINIIAPCVLISSVAILIYFLPAKAGGQKCTVAINVLLAQTVFLFLVAKKVPETSQAVPLISKYLTFLLVVTILIVVNAVVVLNVSLRSPHTHSMARGVRKVFLRLLPQLLRMHICPPAPAAVPDPRRQLQNGSSGWSPTAGEEVALCLPRSELLFRQRQHNGLVRAALEKLEKGLEPGHSQEWCSSLKQAAPAIQACVEACNLIALARHQQSHFDSGSEEWFLVGRVLDRVCFLAMLSLFVCGTAGIFLMAHYNQVPTLPFPGDPRSYLPPPD, from the exons ATGCTCAGGGGCCCAGGGCTGCTgttcttcctgctgctgctggctgTCTGCTTGG GAGCTGAGGGCCGGAACCAGGAGGAACGTCTGCTCGGGGACCTGATGCACAGCTACAACCCCCACCTGAGGCCCGCTGAGCGCGATTCGGACGTGGTCAATGTCAGCCTGAAGCTCACACTCACCAACCTCATCTCCCTG AATGAGCGAGAGGAGGCCCTCACCACCAATGTCTGGATAGAGATG TGGTGTGATTATCGCCTGCGCTGGGACCCACAAGACTACGAAGGCCTATGGGTGCTGAGGGTACCGTCCACCATGGTGTGGAGGCCGGATATCGTGCTGGAGAACAA CCCTGCGGCCCGGCCTGTGCACAGCGTGGACGGCGTGTTCGAGGTGGCCCTCTACTGCAACGTGCTGGTGTCTCCTGACGGATGTGTCTACTGGCTGCCACCGGCCATCTTCCGCTCATCCTGCCCGGTCTCTGTCACCTACTTCCCCTTCGACTGGCAGAACTGCTCCCTCGTCTTCCA gtCCCAGACCTACAGCACCAATGAGATCAATCTGCAGCTCAGCCAGGAAGATGGCCAGACCATCGAGTGGATTTTTATCGACCCTGAGGCCTTCACAG AGAATGGGGAGTGGGCCATCCGGCACCGGCCTGCCAAGATGCTGCTAGACGTGGAGGCaccagaggaggaggcaggccacCAGAAGGTCGTCTTCTACCTGCTGATCCAGCGCAAACCCCTCTTCTATGTCATCAACATCATTGCACcctgtgtcctcatctcttcAGTCGCCATCCTCATCTACTTCCTTCCTGCCAAGG CGGGGGGCCAGAAGTGTACCGTCGCCATCAACGTGCTCCTGGCCCAgactgtcttcctcttcctcgtGGCCAAGAAGGTGCCCGAGACCTCTCAGGCAGTGCCACTAATCAGCAA GTACCTCACCTTCCTCCTGGTGGTGACCATCCTCATTGTCGTGAATGCCGTGGTCGTGCTCAACGTGTCTTTGCGGTCCCCCCACACACATTCCATGGCTCGTGGGGTCCGAAAG GTGTTCCTACGGCTCTTGCCCCAGCTGTTGCGGATGCACATTTGCCCACCTGCCCCAGCAGCTGTGCCTGACCCCCGGCGCCAGCTGCAGAACGGCTCCTCAGGATGGTCGCCCACAGCCGGGGAAGAggtcgctctctgcctgcctcgcagTGAACTTCTCTTCCGGCAGCGGCAGCACAATGGGCTGGTGAGGGCAGCGCTGGAGAAGCTAG AGAAAGGCCTGGAGCCAGGGCACAGCCAGGAGTGGTGCAGCAGCCTGAAGCAGGCCGCCCCCGCCATCCAGGCATGTGTGGAAGCCTGCAACCTGATTGCCCTCGCCCGACACCAGCAGAGTCACTTTGACAGT GGGAGTGAAGAGTGGTTCTTGGTGGGCCGCGTGCTGGACCGTGTCTGCTTCTTGGCCATGCTCTCACTTTTTGTCTGTGGCACTGCTGGCATCTTCCTCATGGCCCACTATAACCAGGTGCCCACTCTGCCATTCCCTGGAGACCCCCGCTCCTACCTGCCCccacctgactga
- the CHRNG gene encoding acetylcholine receptor subunit gamma isoform X1: MLRGPGLLFFLLLLAVCLGAEGRNQEERLLGDLMHSYNPHLRPAERDSDVVNVSLKLTLTNLISLNEREEALTTNVWIEMQWCDYRLRWDPQDYEGLWVLRVPSTMVWRPDIVLENNPAARPVHSVDGVFEVALYCNVLVSPDGCVYWLPPAIFRSSCPVSVTYFPFDWQNCSLVFQSQTYSTNEINLQLSQEDGQTIEWIFIDPEAFTENGEWAIRHRPAKMLLDVEAPEEEAGHQKVVFYLLIQRKPLFYVINIIAPCVLISSVAILIYFLPAKAGGQKCTVAINVLLAQTVFLFLVAKKVPETSQAVPLISKYLTFLLVVTILIVVNAVVVLNVSLRSPHTHSMARGVRKVFLRLLPQLLRMHICPPAPAAVPDPRRQLQNGSSGWSPTAGEEVALCLPRSELLFRQRQHNGLVRAALEKLEKGLEPGHSQEWCSSLKQAAPAIQACVEACNLIALARHQQSHFDSGSEEWFLVGRVLDRVCFLAMLSLFVCGTAGIFLMAHYNQVPTLPFPGDPRSYLPPPD; this comes from the exons ATGCTCAGGGGCCCAGGGCTGCTgttcttcctgctgctgctggctgTCTGCTTGG GAGCTGAGGGCCGGAACCAGGAGGAACGTCTGCTCGGGGACCTGATGCACAGCTACAACCCCCACCTGAGGCCCGCTGAGCGCGATTCGGACGTGGTCAATGTCAGCCTGAAGCTCACACTCACCAACCTCATCTCCCTG AATGAGCGAGAGGAGGCCCTCACCACCAATGTCTGGATAGAGATG CAGTGGTGTGATTATCGCCTGCGCTGGGACCCACAAGACTACGAAGGCCTATGGGTGCTGAGGGTACCGTCCACCATGGTGTGGAGGCCGGATATCGTGCTGGAGAACAA CCCTGCGGCCCGGCCTGTGCACAGCGTGGACGGCGTGTTCGAGGTGGCCCTCTACTGCAACGTGCTGGTGTCTCCTGACGGATGTGTCTACTGGCTGCCACCGGCCATCTTCCGCTCATCCTGCCCGGTCTCTGTCACCTACTTCCCCTTCGACTGGCAGAACTGCTCCCTCGTCTTCCA gtCCCAGACCTACAGCACCAATGAGATCAATCTGCAGCTCAGCCAGGAAGATGGCCAGACCATCGAGTGGATTTTTATCGACCCTGAGGCCTTCACAG AGAATGGGGAGTGGGCCATCCGGCACCGGCCTGCCAAGATGCTGCTAGACGTGGAGGCaccagaggaggaggcaggccacCAGAAGGTCGTCTTCTACCTGCTGATCCAGCGCAAACCCCTCTTCTATGTCATCAACATCATTGCACcctgtgtcctcatctcttcAGTCGCCATCCTCATCTACTTCCTTCCTGCCAAGG CGGGGGGCCAGAAGTGTACCGTCGCCATCAACGTGCTCCTGGCCCAgactgtcttcctcttcctcgtGGCCAAGAAGGTGCCCGAGACCTCTCAGGCAGTGCCACTAATCAGCAA GTACCTCACCTTCCTCCTGGTGGTGACCATCCTCATTGTCGTGAATGCCGTGGTCGTGCTCAACGTGTCTTTGCGGTCCCCCCACACACATTCCATGGCTCGTGGGGTCCGAAAG GTGTTCCTACGGCTCTTGCCCCAGCTGTTGCGGATGCACATTTGCCCACCTGCCCCAGCAGCTGTGCCTGACCCCCGGCGCCAGCTGCAGAACGGCTCCTCAGGATGGTCGCCCACAGCCGGGGAAGAggtcgctctctgcctgcctcgcagTGAACTTCTCTTCCGGCAGCGGCAGCACAATGGGCTGGTGAGGGCAGCGCTGGAGAAGCTAG AGAAAGGCCTGGAGCCAGGGCACAGCCAGGAGTGGTGCAGCAGCCTGAAGCAGGCCGCCCCCGCCATCCAGGCATGTGTGGAAGCCTGCAACCTGATTGCCCTCGCCCGACACCAGCAGAGTCACTTTGACAGT GGGAGTGAAGAGTGGTTCTTGGTGGGCCGCGTGCTGGACCGTGTCTGCTTCTTGGCCATGCTCTCACTTTTTGTCTGTGGCACTGCTGGCATCTTCCTCATGGCCCACTATAACCAGGTGCCCACTCTGCCATTCCCTGGAGACCCCCGCTCCTACCTGCCCccacctgactga